The following proteins are co-located in the Amblyraja radiata isolate CabotCenter1 chromosome 8, sAmbRad1.1.pri, whole genome shotgun sequence genome:
- the LOC116976523 gene encoding probable G-protein coupled receptor 139, with protein MAVADLLVIVIQVILINIINIYIPPECKIVNTLGYMSVSCSVWLTVVLTFDRTVAICFQKLKTRYCTEKSAAIVIAVVSLLSVLTNIPWYFTYRSRFCRTSLDFITSPVWVAFDWGHRILTPLVPFVLILLLNAVTVRHILMASVVRRKLRGQRSGERKDDPEMKNRRKSIILLFTISASFILLWATRVVILSIQRITGQYMAQYVTNVVIDHLGTMLQLFSSCTNMFIYAVTQRKFREEVINAVKCPYNAILKFIKSYGDR; from the coding sequence ATGGCGGTAGCAGATCTACTTGTCATTGTAATTCAAGTAATTCTCATCAACATAATTAACATATATATCCCTCCCGAGTGCAAGATCGTAAATACCTTGGGTTACATGTCCGTGTCTTGCTCCGTCTGGCTCACTGTTGTCTTAACCTTTGACCGTACGGTGGCCATTTGCTTCCAGAAGCTGAAGACAAGATACTGCACTGAGAAAAGTGCAGCCATTGTTATTGCAGTGGTGAGTTTGCTGAGTGTGTTAACCAACATCCCCTGGTACTTCACGTACCGGTCACGTTTCTGCAGGACATCATTAGATTTCATAACTTCGCCGGTGTGGGTAGCCTTTGACTGGGGGCACCGCATTTTAACCCCACTCGTCCCCTTCGTGCTGATCCTGCTGCTCAATGCTGTCACTGTCAGGCACATCCTGATGGCCAGTGTAGTCCGCAGGAAACTGAGGGGGCAGCGGAGCGGGGAGAGAAAGGACGACCCAGAGATGAAGAATCGAAGAAAATCCATCATTTTGCTCTTCACCATATCGGCCAGTTTTATCCTGTTATGGGCGACACGGGTGGTCATTCTATCAATTCAGCGAATTACTGGTCAGTATATGGCACAGTATGTGACCAATGTTGTGATAGACCACCTAGGAACAATGCTTCAGTTATTCAGCTCCTGCACCAACATGTTTATTTATGCTGTCACTCAGAGGAAGTTCCGGGAGGAGGTGATAAATGCTGTGAAATGTCCCTATAACGCCATCCTGAAGTTCATTAAAAGTTATGGAGACAGGTGA